A single region of the Gossypium arboreum isolate Shixiya-1 chromosome 12, ASM2569848v2, whole genome shotgun sequence genome encodes:
- the LOC108460602 gene encoding vicilin Pis v 3.0101-like, whose amino-acid sequence MSAKSKLSTLILILSLVFLYAGCLAFAKQDPELTQCTHQCRVQQQYDEKQKEECVRTCEEYHREKKDRESLKEVGQDPDVEFHPGDGLSECRSRCAGLAGEVRQLCLFRCQQKWRRDYASRWEEEGKKQSKEDAEDEGEEEKHNPYVFEDKHFSTAIKTGKGRVDLLTKFTHNSDILRGIENYRLALLVASPKSFVVPNHFDANAIFVVTQGRGTLTLIHEDKRESFNIETGDIIYVHAGTPLYLINRDDDEKLFIVKLLQPINQPDHYEVFYGAGGAKPESFYETFSTEILEAALKTSRDKLEKFFDKQGKGPFLEASKEQIEAMSSHEEGSKGGGLWPFGSESKSESAFNLFRKRQPSHCNRYGQLFEVEEDEFKRLKDFDLRVSYVNITKGCMSAPFYNSRAIKIAIVVKGEGYFEMVSPPVSPKSSQEDSAGRKSGSRYQKISSRLRSDTVFVVPAGHPFVTVASRNNNLEILCFEVNIENNVRYLLAGEGNYVQQFEKEAKELAFKSKEEEVDRIFGNQDEEFFFPGPRQQRGRNYE is encoded by the exons ATGTCTGCCAAATCAAAGCTTTCTACACTTATTTTAATCCTGTCTCTTGTGTTTCTCTATGCCGGCTGCTTAGCCTTTGCTAAGCAAGACCCTGAGCTAACACAATGCACCCACCAATGCAGAGTCCAGCAACAATACGATGAAAAACAAAAGGAAGAGTGTGTGAGGACATGTGAAGAGTACCACCGTGAGAAAAAGGATAGAGAGTCCCTTAAAGAAGTTGGGCAAGACCCTGATGTCGAATTTCACCCTGGCGACGGATTGAGTGAGTGCCGGAGCCGGTGCGCGGGACTAGCAGGAGAGGTGCGGCAGCTGTGCCTCTTCCGGTGCCAACAGAAATGGCGGAGAGATTATGCGAGCCGGTGGGAGGAAGAAGGCAAGAAACAGAGTAAAGAAGACGCAGAAGACGAAGGAGAAGAGGAAAAGCACAATCCTTACGTATTTGAAGATAAACATTTCTCTACTGCAATCAAGACAGGGAAAGGAAGAGTTGATCTTCTcaccaaattcacacacaactcGGATATTCTTCGTGGCATTGAGAATTATCGACTGGCCCTCCTTGTTGCCAGTCCAAAGTCATTCGTAGTCCCAAATCATTTCGATGCTAACGCCATATTTGTTGTCACTCAAG GACGTGGAACACTCACGCTGATCCATGAAGATAAGAGAGAGAGCTTTAACATTGAAACTGGAGACATCATCTATGTTCATGCTGGGACTCCTCTATATTTGATCAACAGAGATGACGACGAGAAACTGTTTATCGTCAAGTTATTGCAACCCATCAATCAACCAGATCATTACGAG GTATTTTATGGTGCTGGTGGTGCAAAACCAGAATCATTCTACGAAACATTTAGCACTGAAATCCTTGAAGCTGCTCTCAAG ACTTCAAGAGATAAGTTGGAGAAGTTTTTCGATAAACAAGGCAAAGGACCCTTCCTCGAAGCTTCCAAAGAACAAATCGAGGCCATGAGTAGCCATGAGGAAGGCAGCAAAGGCGGTGGTTTGTGGCCATTTGGAAGTGAGTCAAAATCAGAGAGTGCATTCAACCTCTTCAGAAAGCGTCAGCCTTCACATTGTAACAGATATGGTCAGCTCTTTGAAGTTGAAGAAGATGAATTCAAGCGCCTTAAAGACTTCGATCTCAGGGTCTCCTATGTCAACATCACCAAg GGATGTATGTCAGCCCCATTCTACAACTCAAGGGCAATAAAGATAGCCATTGTTGTGAAAGGTGAAGGATACTTTGAAATGGTATCACCTCCTGTTTCCCCCAAGTCCAGTCAGGAGGATTCAGCAGGAAGAAAGAGTGGGTCTCGTTATCAAAAGATAAGCTCACGTTTGAGATCCGACACGGTGTTCGTTGTTCCAGCAGGGCATCCTTTCGTTACAGTTGCTTCAAGAAACAATAATCTAGAGATTCTATGCTTTGAGGTCAACATAGAAAACAACGTTAGGTACCTTCTTGCAG GGGAGGGGAATTATGTTCAGCAATTCGAGAAGGAAGCAAAGGAACTGGCATTCAAGAGCAAGGAAGAAGAGGTGGATAGGATCTTTGGTAACCAAGATGAGGAGTTCTTTTTCCCTGGACCAAGGCAACAAAGAGGCCGAAATTATGAATGA
- the LOC108459446 gene encoding type I inositol polyphosphate 5-phosphatase 4: MRDGNSKKSKLSWPKTLVKKWFNIKNKAEDFHADEVDYGGVDEDWGHNFSDREACTIKKSKTERLSKRYSDRVRRSKIDPDLSQFTDVHNYKIFVATWNVAGKSPPSYLNLEDWLPTSPPADIYVLGFQEIVPLNAGNVLGTEDNEPARKWLALIRKTLNSLPGTSGGFHTPSPIPDPLVELDADFEGSTRQEASSFFHRRSFQSLSRSMRMDNDMAMPQPRLDRRFSVCDRVIFGHRPSDYDPNFRWGSSDDENGPGDSPSNAQYTEYSPMSYGGSFALEGSNRHMAHSRYCLVASKQMVGIFLTVWVKSDLRDYARNLKVSCVGRGLMGYLGNKGSISISMFLHRTSFCFVCSHLTSGQKEGDELRRNSDVMEILRKTRFPRVHGMGYDNSPQTILEHDRIIWLGDLNYRIALSYHCAKALVEMRNWKSLLENDQLRIEQRHGRVFEGWNEGKIHFPPTYKFSNNSDRYAGEDRRPKKKRRTPAWCDRILWYGRGLYQISYVRGESKFSDHRPVYSVFSAEVESTSHNRIRKSMSCSSARVEVEELLPVSHGYTELSFF, encoded by the exons ATGAGAGATGGAAACTCCAAGAAGAGCAag CTTTCATGGCCCAAGACATTGGTCAAGAAGTGGTTCAATATCAAGAATAAAGCTGAGGACTTTCATGCAGATGAAGTTGATTATGGAG GTGTTGATGAAGATTGGGGGCACAACTTCTCAGATAGGGAGGCATGCACTATCAAGAAAAGCAAAACAG AGAGATTGAGCAAGAGGTATTCGGACCGAGTTCGACGAAGTAAAATTGATCCCGACCTCTCTCAGTTTACGGATGTGCATAATTATAA GATTTTTGTAGCTACATGGAATGTGGCTGGAAAGTCTCCTCCTAGTTATTTGAATCTTGAAGATTGGCTTCCTACCTCTCCTCCTGCTGACATTTATGTTCTCGG GTTTCAAGAGATTGTTCCTTTAAATGCTGGTAATGTTTTGGGCACTGAAGACAATGAACCGGCCAGGAAATGGTTAGCTCTCATTAGGAAGACTCTGAATAGCCTTCCTGGTACCAGTGGTGGCTTCCACACACCTTCACCAATCCCTGATCCACTTGTTGAACTGGATGCGGACTTTGAAGGATCAACGAGACAGGAAGCTTCATCTTTCTTTCACCGCCGATCATTTCAATCCTTGAGTCGTAGCATGAGAATGGATAACGACATGGCAATGCCTCAACCGAGGCTTGACCGTCGCTTCAGTGTTTGTGATCGGGTTATTTTTGGTCATAGACCGAGTGATTATGACCCTAACTTCAGATGGGGTTCCTCTGATGATGAGAATGGACCTGGAGATTCACCAAGCAACGCTCAGTATACCGAATATTCTCCAATGTCCTATGGTGGATCTTTTGCCTTAGAGGGAAGCAATAGACACATGGCGCATTCAAGGTACTGTCTGGTTGCCAGCAAGCAAATGGTAGGGATATTTCTAACGGTATGGGTGAAGAGTGATCTTAGAGACTATGCTCGCAACTTGAAAGTGTCCTGTGTTGGCAGAGGATTGATGGGTTATCTTGGAAACAAG GGTTCTATATCTATTAGCATGTTTTTGCATCGAACCAGCTTTTGCTTCGTCTGTAGTCATTTAACCTCAGGGCAAAAGGAGGGTGATGAGCTGCGAAGAAACTCTGATGTTATGGAGATCCTCAGAAAGACAAGGTTTCCCAGGGTTCATGGAATGGGATATGATAATTCTCCCCAAACGATTCTAGAGCACGA TCGTATTATATGGCTTGGGGATTTGAATTATCGGATCGCTTTGTCCTACCATTGTGCAAAGGCTCTAGTTGAGATGCGCAATTGGAAATCACTATTAGAGAATGACCAG CTTCGAATAGAGCAGAGGCATGGCCGTGTATTCGAGGGATGGAATGAAGGCAAAATACATTTCCCTCCTACATACAAGTTCTCGAATAATTCAGACAGATATGCCGGGGAGGATAGGCGTCCAAAGAAGAAGCGAAGAACTCCTGCATG GTGTGATCGTATACTGTGGTATGGAAGAGGTCTCTATCAGATATCTTACGTTCGTGGAGAGTCCAAGTTCTCGGACCATAGGCCCGTTTATAGTGTATTTTCAGCAGAGGTCGAGTCTACTAGCCATAATCGAATCAGGAAAAGCATGAGTTGTTCCAGCGCCAGGGTTGAGGTTGAAGAGCTGTTGCCAGTGTCACATGGATATACAGAACTCAGTTTCTTTTGA